From the genome of Deltaproteobacteria bacterium, one region includes:
- the queG gene encoding tRNA epoxyqueuosine(34) reductase QueG, with product MPTIEDQIRQAAHALGFVRVGFSSAEPLREHERLFHAWLDAGHAAGMDYLERSRELRADPRVLLPEARTVIVVAASYARPDEPGVPPGHGKIARFAWGADYHPLFKSRLERLAEAVAAIAGHPICWRSAVDTLPVLERAFAEAAGLGFLGKNTLLISPGIGSYTLLGLLLVDLKLQPDQPLAGRCGSCTLCLEACPTGALVAPNVLDGGRCLSYLTIETTGPVPDELASRFDGWVFGCDVCQEVCPYNRPTPELKAQRPDPELAPQTPLASVSLDALRGLRRGEYRRLIKGRTLRRTAIATFRRNAEIVATHARRPLPRSEHDERA from the coding sequence GTGCCCACGATCGAAGACCAGATCCGGCAGGCGGCCCACGCGCTCGGCTTCGTCCGGGTCGGCTTCTCGTCCGCCGAGCCGCTCCGGGAACACGAACGCCTCTTTCACGCCTGGCTCGACGCGGGCCACGCGGCGGGCATGGACTACCTAGAGCGCAGCCGCGAGCTCCGCGCCGACCCGCGGGTGCTCCTCCCCGAGGCCCGCACGGTGATCGTCGTGGCCGCGAGCTACGCCCGCCCCGATGAGCCCGGCGTGCCGCCCGGGCACGGCAAGATCGCGCGCTTCGCCTGGGGCGCCGACTACCACCCGCTCTTCAAGTCGCGGCTCGAACGACTGGCGGAGGCCGTCGCCGCCATCGCGGGCCACCCCATCTGCTGGCGCTCCGCGGTGGACACGCTCCCGGTTCTAGAACGCGCGTTCGCGGAGGCCGCGGGGCTCGGCTTCCTCGGCAAGAACACCCTCCTCATCAGCCCGGGGATCGGCTCGTACACCCTGCTCGGCCTGCTCCTCGTCGACCTGAAGCTCCAGCCCGATCAGCCGCTCGCCGGGCGCTGCGGCTCCTGCACCCTCTGTCTCGAGGCCTGCCCCACCGGAGCGCTCGTCGCCCCAAACGTGTTGGACGGAGGTCGGTGCCTCTCCTACCTGACGATCGAGACGACGGGGCCGGTCCCCGACGAGCTCGCCTCCCGCTTCGACGGTTGGGTCTTCGGCTGCGACGTCTGCCAGGAGGTGTGCCCCTACAACCGCCCCACTCCGGAGCTCAAGGCCCAACGCCCCGACCCGGAACTCGCGCCGCAGACCCCGCTCGCCTCGGTTTCGCTCGACGCCCTCCGCGGGCTTCGCCGCGGCGAGTACCGCCGGCTGATCAAGGGCCGCACGCTTCGCCGCACCGCGATCGCCACCTTCCGGCGCAACGCCGAGATCGTGGCGACCCACGCGCGAAGGCCCCTCCCCCGCTCCGAGCACGA